Proteins from a genomic interval of Crassostrea angulata isolate pt1a10 chromosome 7, ASM2561291v2, whole genome shotgun sequence:
- the LOC128191814 gene encoding rap guanine nucleotide exchange factor 1-like isoform X4, giving the protein MSKPEKSPGAKMLKKAKSFRDDVKGLLRRRSSASTHESAIAEAKHRHSKSYSLPTETPLENPALTDKRKEQDPLKSKNKDVDKLQAEVEKVFRSLAYIKAVVEYQKPQVIPSTATVILENVMDVFTLLNNFFMAQDSSVLVSRQSKVCQCLACFIQWADDILLHGEKELNKSVAIDVIQALSTGVQELKEVGVSKLQDRKTDVTQQLSPDSFKNHPECKRASLPDLPLTPREKEILDKTGEIGVYDNPNFPASRSQDSICSLRREPPDLGELPPPPKPPLPKNPEVIRRLVSQHSQQDDVDGPPPIPEKENRQSLTDSLHRLGSTSDVYQTPSSRNSVTTASLTSSPSHSPYNSMVFSGHSPHNSLIVTGISPNQSPHNSVLIHSHMTPDHSPHSSVFIPSNVSSELSSSLGFNSSDYMSPLATSTNSSLGSGLNHSADDEDIPGAEVHRTSRANSFTKTMSEGRLQHFHGMNKSISNSEGTVDQINQLTIEIDKLTSDIASMTRRNGEENLQPPPLPNKKVNRMPSQYDNVDGTCVQSYSTTSSSYSRKTSSVISSEHRTSTSSTGSAQSGFQKTSTYIQQTSSQESYSSSETFSSASLESLPNRPPPLPPKKKHIQDYMHSIGNYTQPEVVPDCYSRHSINFYETQWHQHQMELHHQMYPRSNTFSVISDISSDSSFSNSAPTSPAIPPLPSKRRDSEKRASQMSNLSTLSDTSMECAREKASSVVEGPTQPSESELKRASAPPGHVVKEAKTPGSQKADIPKDMDSDFAELNPLDDVDVSDQLIKKAETEDGPEIRGGSVDALVVHATSVGKQGSMEDLTDEEFMYQEAFLTTYRTFITPHQLIDKLLYRFHKFHHASEKKKKVARNTFSLLIRVIDELSRKEMDQATTQKMMTLVFELLCQSDLMLAKVLRKKVIEKCESKRASPDQFSSMTFTSSITLKSSPSDFLFYKSHDIAEQMTLLDAELFQKIEIHEVSLWAREQSEELSPNLTEFTEHFNKMSYWCRTQILTHDEAKDRERYFLKFIKIMKHLRKLNNFNSYLAILSAVDSAPIRRLEWPRQNLEALKEFCQLIDSSGSFRAYRQALAETEPPCIPYIGLILQDLTFIHIGNQDLLPDGSINFAKRWQQFNILDNMRRFKKCNYQIKRNEKLINCFNNFDDYLSEESLWQISEKIKPRGGNKKRLEFDS; this is encoded by the exons ATGTCTAAACCAG AGAAAAGTCCTGGGGCGAAGATGCTGAAGAAGGCAAAGTCCTTCAGGGATGATGTGAAAGGATTACTTCGTCGCCGCTCTTCAGCATCCACCCACGAGTCAGCCATAGCTGAGGCGAAGCATCGACACAGCAAGTCCTACTCCCTGCCGACAGAGACGCCGCTAGAGAACCCCGCCCTCACAGACAAA AGAAAAGAACAAGACCCCctcaaaagtaaaaacaaa gATGTGGATAAGCTCCAGGCAGAGGTGGAGAAGGTGTTTCGCTCGCTGGCCTACATCAAGGCGGTGGTGGAGTACCAGAAGCCACAGGTCATCCCAAGCACAGCCACCGTGATCCTGGAGAACGTGATGGACGTCTTCACCCTCCTCAACAACTTCTTCATGGCTCAGGACAG CTCGGTGCTGGTGTCACGGCAGAGTAAAGTGTGTCAGTGCCTGGCGTGTTTTATCCAGTGGGCGGACGACATTCTGTTACACGGCGAGAAGGAGCTGAATAAATCCGTCGCCATAGACGTCATTCAGGCTCTCTCTACTGGTGTACAG GAACTAAAAGAGGTGGGCGTGTCCAAACTACAGGACAGGAAGACTGATGTGACCCAGCAGCTCTCTCCTGATTCCTTCAAGAACCACCCAGAATG TAAGCGAGCCTCCCTCCCAGATCTTCCATTGACGCCCAGAGAGAAGGAGATTCTAGACAAGACCGGGGAGATAGGGGTGTACGATAACCCCAACTTCCCCGCCTCGCGCTCCCAGGACAGTATATGTAGCCTACGTAGAGAACCCCCCGACCTAGGGGAGTTACCCCCCCCTCCAAAACCACCACTGCCAAAAAACCCAGAAGTTATTCGAAG ACTAGTATCCCAGCATTCACAACAAGATGATGTTGATGGCCCGCCTCCTATCCCAGAGAAAGAAAACCGACAGTCCCTGACCGATTCACTCCATCGCCTGGGGAGCACCTCGGACGTGTACCAAACGCCATCGTCCAGGAACAGTGTGACCACTGCCAGTCTGACGTCCAGTCCCAGCCACTCTCCATACAACAGCATGGTGTTCTCCGGTCACTCCCCACACAACAGCCTCATAGTAACCGGCATCTCCCCCAACCAGTCGCCACACAACAGTGTGTTAATACACAGTCACATGACCCCAGACCACTCCCCCCATAGCAGTGTGTTTATTCCTAGTAATGTGTCAAGTGAACTTTCCTCGAGTTTGGGATTTAACTCGTCCGATTACATGTCCCCTTTGGCTACCTCTACGAACAGCAGTCTGGGATCAGGATTAAATCACTCTGCTGACGATGAGGATATACCAGGGGCCGAGGTTCACAGGACAAGCAGGGCCAATAGCTTCACAAAGACTATGTCAGAGGGACGCTTACAGCATTTCCATGGAATGAATAAAAGCATTTCTAATTCCGAAGGGACTGTCGACCAAATAAACCAATTAACGATTGAAATAGACAAATTAACCTCTGACATAGCTTCCATGACTAGGCGTAATGGGGAGGAAAATCTACAGCCCCCTCCGCTGCCAAACAAAAAAGTCAACAGAATGCCGTCACAGTATGATAACGTGGATGGGACGTGTGTGCAATCTTATAGTACCACAAGTAGTTCTTACAGTCGTAAAACCAGTAGTGTTATTAGTTCCGAACACAGGACTTCTACATCTTCCACGGGGAGTGCACAGTCTGGATTCCAGAAGACCAGTACTTACATACAGCAGACAAGTTCCCAGGAGTCGTACTCCAGCTCCGAAACGTTCTCTAGTGCCAGCCTAGAGAGCCTTCCAAACAGACCCCCACCCCTCCCACCCAAGAAAAAGCACA TACAAGATTACATGCACTCAATCGGAAACTACACCCAGCCTGAGGTAGTTCCTGACTGCTATTCCCGGCACTCCATCAATTTCTATGAGACTCAGTGGCACCAACACCAGATGGAGCTGCACCACCAGATGTACCCGCGCTCCAACACGTTCAGTGTTATCTCGGATATCAGCTCTGACTCATCGTTCAGTAACAGTGCCCCCACCAGCCCCGCTATCCCACCGCTGCCTTCCAAACGCAGG GACAGTGAGAAACGTGCAAGCCAAATGTCCAACTTGTCTACCCTTTCTGACACCTCCATGGAGTGTGCCCGGGAGAAAGCTTCCAGTGTTGTAGAGGGACCAACCCAGCCATCGGAAAG TGAATTGAAGCGAGCCTCTGCTCCCCCAGGCCATGTTGTAAAAGAAGCAAAGACACCAGGATCCCAAAAAGCAGACATACCAAAAGATATGGACTCAGACTTTGCTGAACTGAATCCACTTGATGATGTGGACGTATCAGATCAACTCATCAAAAAGGCAGAG ACAGAGGACGGTCCAGAGATTCGCGGTGGGTCAGTGGATGCACTCGTGGTTCATGCCACATCAGTCGGCAAACAAG GCTCAATGGAAGATTTGACTGACGAGG AGTTTATGTACCAGGAGGCCTTCCTTACCACCTATCGGACATTCATCACACCGCACCAACTCATCGACAAGCTGCTGTACCGCTTCCACAAATTCCACCATGCCAGcgagaagaagaagaaagttGCCAGGAACACATTCTCCCTGCTTATCCGGGTCATTGATGAGCTCAG TCGTAAGGAGATGGACCAGGCCACCACCCAGAAGATGATGACCCTGGTGTTTGAACTGTTGTGTCAGAGTGATCTAATGCTGGCCAAGGTGCTGAGGAAGAAGGTCATTGAGAAGTGTGAGAGTAAGAGGGCGTCGCCCGACCAGTTCTCCTCTATGACCTTCACCTCCTCCATCACCCTCAAGTCAAG TCCATCAGATTTTCTGTTTTACAAGTCACACGATATTGCGGAACAAATGACACTTCTGGATGCCGAGCTCTTCCAAAAGATTGAg ATTCATGAGGTGTCACTATGGGCACGAGAGCAGTCAGAAGAACTTAGTCCAAATCTGACCGAGTTCACAGAACACTTTAACAAGATGTCTTACTG GTGCCGGACTCAAATTCTTACACACGATGAAGCCAAAGACAGAGAgagatatttcttaaaattcatcaaaatcatGAAG catCTAAGGAAGTTAAATAACTTCAACTCTTACCTTGCTATCCTGTCCGCTGTGGATTCGGCTCCGATCAGACGACTGGAATGGCCCAGACAAAACCTAGAG GCATTAAAAGAGTTCTGTCAGTTGATTGACAGTTCTGGGTCGTTCCGAGCTTACCGCCAGGCTCTTGCTGAGACTGAGCCCCCCTGTATTCCATACAT AGGTCTGATTCTACAGGACCTCACCTTCATCCACATTGGCAACCAGGACCTACTGCCCGATGGAAGCATCAACTTTGCCAAGAGATGGCAGCAGTTTAACATTCTAGACAACATGAGGCGATTCAAGAAGTG cAACTACCAGATTAAAAGGAATGAGAAACTGATAAACTGCTTTAATAACTTTGATGATTATCTCAGTGAAGAAAGTTTATGGCAGATATCAGAGAAAATTAAACCTCGCGGTGGGAACAAGAAAAGGTTGGAGTTTGACAGCTAA
- the LOC128191814 gene encoding rap guanine nucleotide exchange factor 1-like isoform X7 — MEEKSPGAKMLKKAKSFRDDVKGLLRRRSSASTHESAIAEAKHRHSKSYSLPTETPLENPALTDKRKEQDPLKSKNKDVDKLQAEVEKVFRSLAYIKAVVEYQKPQVIPSTATVILENVMDVFTLLNNFFMAQDSSVLVSRQSKVCQCLACFIQWADDILLHGEKELNKSVAIDVIQALSTGVQELKEVGVSKLQDRKTDVTQQLSPDSFKNHPECKRASLPDLPLTPREKEILDKTGEIGVYDNPNFPASRSQDSICSLRREPPDLGELPPPPKPPLPKNPEVIRRLVSQHSQQDDVDGPPPIPEKENRQSLTDSLHRLGSTSDVYQTPSSRNSVTTASLTSSPSHSPYNSMVFSGHSPHNSLIVTGISPNQSPHNSVLIHSHMTPDHSPHSSVFIPSNVSSELSSSLGFNSSDYMSPLATSTNSSLGSGLNHSADDEDIPGAEVHRTSRANSFTKTMSEGRLQHFHGMNKSISNSEGTVDQINQLTIEIDKLTSDIASMTRRNGEENLQPPPLPNKKVNRMPSQYDNVDGTCVQSYSTTSSSYSRKTSSVISSEHRTSTSSTGSAQSGFQKTSTYIQQTSSQESYSSSETFSSASLESLPNRPPPLPPKKKHIQDYMHSIGNYTQPEVVPDCYSRHSINFYETQWHQHQMELHHQMYPRSNTFSVISDISSDSSFSNSAPTSPAIPPLPSKRRDSEKRASQMSNLSTLSDTSMECAREKASSVVEGPTQPSESELKRASAPPGHVVKEAKTPGSQKADIPKDMDSDFAELNPLDDVDVSDQLIKKAETEDGPEIRGGSVDALVVHATSVGKQGSMEDLTDEEFMYQEAFLTTYRTFITPHQLIDKLLYRFHKFHHASEKKKKVARNTFSLLIRVIDELSRKEMDQATTQKMMTLVFELLCQSDLMLAKVLRKKVIEKCESKRASPDQFSSMTFTSSITLKSSPSDFLFYKSHDIAEQMTLLDAELFQKIEIHEVSLWAREQSEELSPNLTEFTEHFNKMSYWCRTQILTHDEAKDRERYFLKFIKIMKHLRKLNNFNSYLAILSAVDSAPIRRLEWPRQNLEALKEFCQLIDSSGSFRAYRQALAETEPPCIPYIGLILQDLTFIHIGNQDLLPDGSINFAKRWQQFNILDNMRRFKKCNYQIKRNEKLINCFNNFDDYLSEESLWQISEKIKPRGGNKKRLEFDS, encoded by the exons ATGGAAG AGAAAAGTCCTGGGGCGAAGATGCTGAAGAAGGCAAAGTCCTTCAGGGATGATGTGAAAGGATTACTTCGTCGCCGCTCTTCAGCATCCACCCACGAGTCAGCCATAGCTGAGGCGAAGCATCGACACAGCAAGTCCTACTCCCTGCCGACAGAGACGCCGCTAGAGAACCCCGCCCTCACAGACAAA AGAAAAGAACAAGACCCCctcaaaagtaaaaacaaa gATGTGGATAAGCTCCAGGCAGAGGTGGAGAAGGTGTTTCGCTCGCTGGCCTACATCAAGGCGGTGGTGGAGTACCAGAAGCCACAGGTCATCCCAAGCACAGCCACCGTGATCCTGGAGAACGTGATGGACGTCTTCACCCTCCTCAACAACTTCTTCATGGCTCAGGACAG CTCGGTGCTGGTGTCACGGCAGAGTAAAGTGTGTCAGTGCCTGGCGTGTTTTATCCAGTGGGCGGACGACATTCTGTTACACGGCGAGAAGGAGCTGAATAAATCCGTCGCCATAGACGTCATTCAGGCTCTCTCTACTGGTGTACAG GAACTAAAAGAGGTGGGCGTGTCCAAACTACAGGACAGGAAGACTGATGTGACCCAGCAGCTCTCTCCTGATTCCTTCAAGAACCACCCAGAATG TAAGCGAGCCTCCCTCCCAGATCTTCCATTGACGCCCAGAGAGAAGGAGATTCTAGACAAGACCGGGGAGATAGGGGTGTACGATAACCCCAACTTCCCCGCCTCGCGCTCCCAGGACAGTATATGTAGCCTACGTAGAGAACCCCCCGACCTAGGGGAGTTACCCCCCCCTCCAAAACCACCACTGCCAAAAAACCCAGAAGTTATTCGAAG ACTAGTATCCCAGCATTCACAACAAGATGATGTTGATGGCCCGCCTCCTATCCCAGAGAAAGAAAACCGACAGTCCCTGACCGATTCACTCCATCGCCTGGGGAGCACCTCGGACGTGTACCAAACGCCATCGTCCAGGAACAGTGTGACCACTGCCAGTCTGACGTCCAGTCCCAGCCACTCTCCATACAACAGCATGGTGTTCTCCGGTCACTCCCCACACAACAGCCTCATAGTAACCGGCATCTCCCCCAACCAGTCGCCACACAACAGTGTGTTAATACACAGTCACATGACCCCAGACCACTCCCCCCATAGCAGTGTGTTTATTCCTAGTAATGTGTCAAGTGAACTTTCCTCGAGTTTGGGATTTAACTCGTCCGATTACATGTCCCCTTTGGCTACCTCTACGAACAGCAGTCTGGGATCAGGATTAAATCACTCTGCTGACGATGAGGATATACCAGGGGCCGAGGTTCACAGGACAAGCAGGGCCAATAGCTTCACAAAGACTATGTCAGAGGGACGCTTACAGCATTTCCATGGAATGAATAAAAGCATTTCTAATTCCGAAGGGACTGTCGACCAAATAAACCAATTAACGATTGAAATAGACAAATTAACCTCTGACATAGCTTCCATGACTAGGCGTAATGGGGAGGAAAATCTACAGCCCCCTCCGCTGCCAAACAAAAAAGTCAACAGAATGCCGTCACAGTATGATAACGTGGATGGGACGTGTGTGCAATCTTATAGTACCACAAGTAGTTCTTACAGTCGTAAAACCAGTAGTGTTATTAGTTCCGAACACAGGACTTCTACATCTTCCACGGGGAGTGCACAGTCTGGATTCCAGAAGACCAGTACTTACATACAGCAGACAAGTTCCCAGGAGTCGTACTCCAGCTCCGAAACGTTCTCTAGTGCCAGCCTAGAGAGCCTTCCAAACAGACCCCCACCCCTCCCACCCAAGAAAAAGCACA TACAAGATTACATGCACTCAATCGGAAACTACACCCAGCCTGAGGTAGTTCCTGACTGCTATTCCCGGCACTCCATCAATTTCTATGAGACTCAGTGGCACCAACACCAGATGGAGCTGCACCACCAGATGTACCCGCGCTCCAACACGTTCAGTGTTATCTCGGATATCAGCTCTGACTCATCGTTCAGTAACAGTGCCCCCACCAGCCCCGCTATCCCACCGCTGCCTTCCAAACGCAGG GACAGTGAGAAACGTGCAAGCCAAATGTCCAACTTGTCTACCCTTTCTGACACCTCCATGGAGTGTGCCCGGGAGAAAGCTTCCAGTGTTGTAGAGGGACCAACCCAGCCATCGGAAAG TGAATTGAAGCGAGCCTCTGCTCCCCCAGGCCATGTTGTAAAAGAAGCAAAGACACCAGGATCCCAAAAAGCAGACATACCAAAAGATATGGACTCAGACTTTGCTGAACTGAATCCACTTGATGATGTGGACGTATCAGATCAACTCATCAAAAAGGCAGAG ACAGAGGACGGTCCAGAGATTCGCGGTGGGTCAGTGGATGCACTCGTGGTTCATGCCACATCAGTCGGCAAACAAG GCTCAATGGAAGATTTGACTGACGAGG AGTTTATGTACCAGGAGGCCTTCCTTACCACCTATCGGACATTCATCACACCGCACCAACTCATCGACAAGCTGCTGTACCGCTTCCACAAATTCCACCATGCCAGcgagaagaagaagaaagttGCCAGGAACACATTCTCCCTGCTTATCCGGGTCATTGATGAGCTCAG TCGTAAGGAGATGGACCAGGCCACCACCCAGAAGATGATGACCCTGGTGTTTGAACTGTTGTGTCAGAGTGATCTAATGCTGGCCAAGGTGCTGAGGAAGAAGGTCATTGAGAAGTGTGAGAGTAAGAGGGCGTCGCCCGACCAGTTCTCCTCTATGACCTTCACCTCCTCCATCACCCTCAAGTCAAG TCCATCAGATTTTCTGTTTTACAAGTCACACGATATTGCGGAACAAATGACACTTCTGGATGCCGAGCTCTTCCAAAAGATTGAg ATTCATGAGGTGTCACTATGGGCACGAGAGCAGTCAGAAGAACTTAGTCCAAATCTGACCGAGTTCACAGAACACTTTAACAAGATGTCTTACTG GTGCCGGACTCAAATTCTTACACACGATGAAGCCAAAGACAGAGAgagatatttcttaaaattcatcaaaatcatGAAG catCTAAGGAAGTTAAATAACTTCAACTCTTACCTTGCTATCCTGTCCGCTGTGGATTCGGCTCCGATCAGACGACTGGAATGGCCCAGACAAAACCTAGAG GCATTAAAAGAGTTCTGTCAGTTGATTGACAGTTCTGGGTCGTTCCGAGCTTACCGCCAGGCTCTTGCTGAGACTGAGCCCCCCTGTATTCCATACAT AGGTCTGATTCTACAGGACCTCACCTTCATCCACATTGGCAACCAGGACCTACTGCCCGATGGAAGCATCAACTTTGCCAAGAGATGGCAGCAGTTTAACATTCTAGACAACATGAGGCGATTCAAGAAGTG cAACTACCAGATTAAAAGGAATGAGAAACTGATAAACTGCTTTAATAACTTTGATGATTATCTCAGTGAAGAAAGTTTATGGCAGATATCAGAGAAAATTAAACCTCGCGGTGGGAACAAGAAAAGGTTGGAGTTTGACAGCTAA
- the LOC128191814 gene encoding rap guanine nucleotide exchange factor 1-like isoform X9, which produces MMGKSSTLGKKKKLKAEAPVQDVDKLQAEVEKVFRSLAYIKAVVEYQKPQVIPSTATVILENVMDVFTLLNNFFMAQDSSVLVSRQSKVCQCLACFIQWADDILLHGEKELNKSVAIDVIQALSTGVQELKEVGVSKLQDRKTDVTQQLSPDSFKNHPECKRASLPDLPLTPREKEILDKTGEIGVYDNPNFPASRSQDSICSLRREPPDLGELPPPPKPPLPKNPEVIRRLVSQHSQQDDVDGPPPIPEKENRQSLTDSLHRLGSTSDVYQTPSSRNSVTTASLTSSPSHSPYNSMVFSGHSPHNSLIVTGISPNQSPHNSVLIHSHMTPDHSPHSSVFIPSNVSSELSSSLGFNSSDYMSPLATSTNSSLGSGLNHSADDEDIPGAEVHRTSRANSFTKTMSEGRLQHFHGMNKSISNSEGTVDQINQLTIEIDKLTSDIASMTRRNGEENLQPPPLPNKKVNRMPSQYDNVDGTCVQSYSTTSSSYSRKTSSVISSEHRTSTSSTGSAQSGFQKTSTYIQQTSSQESYSSSETFSSASLESLPNRPPPLPPKKKHIQDYMHSIGNYTQPEVVPDCYSRHSINFYETQWHQHQMELHHQMYPRSNTFSVISDISSDSSFSNSAPTSPAIPPLPSKRRDSEKRASQMSNLSTLSDTSMECAREKASSVVEGPTQPSESELKRASAPPGHVVKEAKTPGSQKADIPKDMDSDFAELNPLDDVDVSDQLIKKAETEDGPEIRGGSVDALVVHATSVGKQEFMYQEAFLTTYRTFITPHQLIDKLLYRFHKFHHASEKKKKVARNTFSLLIRVIDELSRKEMDQATTQKMMTLVFELLCQSDLMLAKVLRKKVIEKCESKRASPDQFSSMTFTSSITLKSSPSDFLFYKSHDIAEQMTLLDAELFQKIEIHEVSLWAREQSEELSPNLTEFTEHFNKMSYWCRTQILTHDEAKDRERYFLKFIKIMKHLRKLNNFNSYLAILSAVDSAPIRRLEWPRQNLEALKEFCQLIDSSGSFRAYRQALAETEPPCIPYIGLILQDLTFIHIGNQDLLPDGSINFAKRWQQFNILDNMRRFKKCNYQIKRNEKLINCFNNFDDYLSEESLWQISEKIKPRGGNKKRLEFDS; this is translated from the exons ATGATGGGAAAAAGCAGTACTCTGGGGAAGAAGAAGAAGCTCAAGGCGGAAGCTCCAGTACAG gATGTGGATAAGCTCCAGGCAGAGGTGGAGAAGGTGTTTCGCTCGCTGGCCTACATCAAGGCGGTGGTGGAGTACCAGAAGCCACAGGTCATCCCAAGCACAGCCACCGTGATCCTGGAGAACGTGATGGACGTCTTCACCCTCCTCAACAACTTCTTCATGGCTCAGGACAG CTCGGTGCTGGTGTCACGGCAGAGTAAAGTGTGTCAGTGCCTGGCGTGTTTTATCCAGTGGGCGGACGACATTCTGTTACACGGCGAGAAGGAGCTGAATAAATCCGTCGCCATAGACGTCATTCAGGCTCTCTCTACTGGTGTACAG GAACTAAAAGAGGTGGGCGTGTCCAAACTACAGGACAGGAAGACTGATGTGACCCAGCAGCTCTCTCCTGATTCCTTCAAGAACCACCCAGAATG TAAGCGAGCCTCCCTCCCAGATCTTCCATTGACGCCCAGAGAGAAGGAGATTCTAGACAAGACCGGGGAGATAGGGGTGTACGATAACCCCAACTTCCCCGCCTCGCGCTCCCAGGACAGTATATGTAGCCTACGTAGAGAACCCCCCGACCTAGGGGAGTTACCCCCCCCTCCAAAACCACCACTGCCAAAAAACCCAGAAGTTATTCGAAG ACTAGTATCCCAGCATTCACAACAAGATGATGTTGATGGCCCGCCTCCTATCCCAGAGAAAGAAAACCGACAGTCCCTGACCGATTCACTCCATCGCCTGGGGAGCACCTCGGACGTGTACCAAACGCCATCGTCCAGGAACAGTGTGACCACTGCCAGTCTGACGTCCAGTCCCAGCCACTCTCCATACAACAGCATGGTGTTCTCCGGTCACTCCCCACACAACAGCCTCATAGTAACCGGCATCTCCCCCAACCAGTCGCCACACAACAGTGTGTTAATACACAGTCACATGACCCCAGACCACTCCCCCCATAGCAGTGTGTTTATTCCTAGTAATGTGTCAAGTGAACTTTCCTCGAGTTTGGGATTTAACTCGTCCGATTACATGTCCCCTTTGGCTACCTCTACGAACAGCAGTCTGGGATCAGGATTAAATCACTCTGCTGACGATGAGGATATACCAGGGGCCGAGGTTCACAGGACAAGCAGGGCCAATAGCTTCACAAAGACTATGTCAGAGGGACGCTTACAGCATTTCCATGGAATGAATAAAAGCATTTCTAATTCCGAAGGGACTGTCGACCAAATAAACCAATTAACGATTGAAATAGACAAATTAACCTCTGACATAGCTTCCATGACTAGGCGTAATGGGGAGGAAAATCTACAGCCCCCTCCGCTGCCAAACAAAAAAGTCAACAGAATGCCGTCACAGTATGATAACGTGGATGGGACGTGTGTGCAATCTTATAGTACCACAAGTAGTTCTTACAGTCGTAAAACCAGTAGTGTTATTAGTTCCGAACACAGGACTTCTACATCTTCCACGGGGAGTGCACAGTCTGGATTCCAGAAGACCAGTACTTACATACAGCAGACAAGTTCCCAGGAGTCGTACTCCAGCTCCGAAACGTTCTCTAGTGCCAGCCTAGAGAGCCTTCCAAACAGACCCCCACCCCTCCCACCCAAGAAAAAGCACA TACAAGATTACATGCACTCAATCGGAAACTACACCCAGCCTGAGGTAGTTCCTGACTGCTATTCCCGGCACTCCATCAATTTCTATGAGACTCAGTGGCACCAACACCAGATGGAGCTGCACCACCAGATGTACCCGCGCTCCAACACGTTCAGTGTTATCTCGGATATCAGCTCTGACTCATCGTTCAGTAACAGTGCCCCCACCAGCCCCGCTATCCCACCGCTGCCTTCCAAACGCAGG GACAGTGAGAAACGTGCAAGCCAAATGTCCAACTTGTCTACCCTTTCTGACACCTCCATGGAGTGTGCCCGGGAGAAAGCTTCCAGTGTTGTAGAGGGACCAACCCAGCCATCGGAAAG TGAATTGAAGCGAGCCTCTGCTCCCCCAGGCCATGTTGTAAAAGAAGCAAAGACACCAGGATCCCAAAAAGCAGACATACCAAAAGATATGGACTCAGACTTTGCTGAACTGAATCCACTTGATGATGTGGACGTATCAGATCAACTCATCAAAAAGGCAGAG ACAGAGGACGGTCCAGAGATTCGCGGTGGGTCAGTGGATGCACTCGTGGTTCATGCCACATCAGTCGGCAAACAAG AGTTTATGTACCAGGAGGCCTTCCTTACCACCTATCGGACATTCATCACACCGCACCAACTCATCGACAAGCTGCTGTACCGCTTCCACAAATTCCACCATGCCAGcgagaagaagaagaaagttGCCAGGAACACATTCTCCCTGCTTATCCGGGTCATTGATGAGCTCAG TCGTAAGGAGATGGACCAGGCCACCACCCAGAAGATGATGACCCTGGTGTTTGAACTGTTGTGTCAGAGTGATCTAATGCTGGCCAAGGTGCTGAGGAAGAAGGTCATTGAGAAGTGTGAGAGTAAGAGGGCGTCGCCCGACCAGTTCTCCTCTATGACCTTCACCTCCTCCATCACCCTCAAGTCAAG TCCATCAGATTTTCTGTTTTACAAGTCACACGATATTGCGGAACAAATGACACTTCTGGATGCCGAGCTCTTCCAAAAGATTGAg ATTCATGAGGTGTCACTATGGGCACGAGAGCAGTCAGAAGAACTTAGTCCAAATCTGACCGAGTTCACAGAACACTTTAACAAGATGTCTTACTG GTGCCGGACTCAAATTCTTACACACGATGAAGCCAAAGACAGAGAgagatatttcttaaaattcatcaaaatcatGAAG catCTAAGGAAGTTAAATAACTTCAACTCTTACCTTGCTATCCTGTCCGCTGTGGATTCGGCTCCGATCAGACGACTGGAATGGCCCAGACAAAACCTAGAG GCATTAAAAGAGTTCTGTCAGTTGATTGACAGTTCTGGGTCGTTCCGAGCTTACCGCCAGGCTCTTGCTGAGACTGAGCCCCCCTGTATTCCATACAT AGGTCTGATTCTACAGGACCTCACCTTCATCCACATTGGCAACCAGGACCTACTGCCCGATGGAAGCATCAACTTTGCCAAGAGATGGCAGCAGTTTAACATTCTAGACAACATGAGGCGATTCAAGAAGTG cAACTACCAGATTAAAAGGAATGAGAAACTGATAAACTGCTTTAATAACTTTGATGATTATCTCAGTGAAGAAAGTTTATGGCAGATATCAGAGAAAATTAAACCTCGCGGTGGGAACAAGAAAAGGTTGGAGTTTGACAGCTAA